Proteins encoded together in one Aeromonas encheleia window:
- a CDS encoding DUF1302 domain-containing protein produces the protein MDYKQSSHGCGALRLSLLATTIMAALMPAAQAVEIDTDSEDWSVRFDNTGKFNYGMRTESADDRMLATPNNNDGDYNFKDSGDTVATRFDLLTELDVVNQGNKGFRISAASWYDYAYNDVGADDNPFINGNSASSGIVGLPPVAGNRHLSDYADRYYHGPSGELLDAFVFFSSEVGDESLVSVKVGQHNLYWGETLLNPVHSMSYGQSGLDLAKLAASPGTEAKELFVPRNQISASFTLNPELTFAAQYFLEWDAARLPEAGTYYGSSDLVGFGAQSFLLGHTGGPGLAGPSGTLSNIRRGEDIEPGKHGDWGIMAKWSPEALDGTLGAFYRRTADILPQAVLDARGLSVRGATANPILNLRNSISTTSYSLAYGEDIDIFGLSLSKDVAGVSVGSDLNYRHNMPLSSIPALLSASGPGGLAAGLGALPPRHDSTGVITDDSDGYSATGETLHWTLNGLMTIADTPLFDAAALLGELYYSNLLDLNDHNKALYKGEDSYTGIDKPTTDNWGLAVNFTPIWYQVLPGVDMSMPLSVNWGLAGISPVQAGGAKDTGNYAVGLGATIYNQYFVDLKYVDSFGKSADCNDGGTDGSTPNALDATQRNTCYAGGYSSFSGGGATTEDRGAIYLTLKTSY, from the coding sequence ATGGATTACAAGCAATCGAGTCATGGCTGCGGCGCCCTTCGCCTCAGCCTGCTGGCCACCACCATCATGGCCGCCCTCATGCCAGCCGCCCAGGCCGTCGAGATCGACACGGACAGCGAGGATTGGTCTGTCCGCTTCGACAACACCGGCAAGTTCAACTACGGCATGCGTACCGAGAGTGCCGATGACCGCATGCTCGCCACCCCGAACAACAACGATGGCGACTACAACTTCAAGGATTCCGGTGACACCGTCGCCACCCGCTTCGACCTGCTGACCGAGCTGGACGTGGTCAATCAGGGCAACAAGGGTTTTCGCATCAGCGCCGCCAGCTGGTATGACTACGCCTACAACGACGTCGGCGCCGATGACAACCCCTTCATCAACGGCAACAGCGCGAGCTCCGGCATCGTCGGGCTGCCCCCGGTGGCGGGCAACCGTCACCTGAGCGACTACGCCGATCGCTACTATCACGGTCCCTCCGGCGAGCTGCTCGACGCCTTCGTGTTCTTCAGCTCCGAGGTGGGCGACGAATCCCTGGTCAGCGTCAAGGTCGGCCAGCACAACCTCTACTGGGGTGAGACCCTGCTCAACCCGGTGCACTCGATGAGCTACGGCCAGTCCGGCCTGGATCTCGCCAAGCTGGCGGCCTCCCCGGGCACCGAGGCCAAGGAGCTGTTCGTGCCGCGCAACCAGATCTCGGCCTCCTTCACCCTCAACCCGGAGTTGACCTTCGCCGCCCAGTACTTCCTCGAGTGGGATGCCGCGCGTCTGCCGGAGGCGGGCACCTATTACGGCAGCTCGGATCTGGTGGGCTTCGGCGCCCAGTCCTTCCTGCTGGGTCACACCGGGGGACCCGGCCTGGCCGGGCCGAGCGGCACCCTGAGCAACATTCGCCGCGGTGAAGACATCGAGCCGGGCAAGCACGGCGACTGGGGCATCATGGCCAAGTGGTCACCGGAGGCACTGGACGGCACCCTGGGCGCCTTCTACCGCCGTACCGCCGACATCCTGCCCCAGGCGGTGCTGGATGCCCGTGGCCTGAGTGTCCGTGGCGCCACCGCCAACCCGATTCTCAACCTGCGCAACTCCATCTCGACCACCAGCTACTCCCTGGCCTATGGCGAAGACATCGACATCTTCGGCCTCAGCCTCTCCAAGGACGTGGCCGGGGTCAGCGTCGGCAGCGACCTGAACTATCGCCACAACATGCCGCTCTCCAGCATCCCGGCGCTGCTCAGTGCCTCGGGCCCGGGTGGACTGGCCGCCGGCCTGGGGGCCCTGCCTCCGCGCCACGACAGTACCGGGGTGATCACCGATGACAGCGATGGCTACAGCGCCACCGGCGAGACCCTGCACTGGACCCTCAACGGCCTGATGACCATAGCCGACACCCCGCTGTTCGATGCAGCCGCCCTGCTCGGCGAGCTCTACTACAGCAACCTGCTGGATCTGAACGATCACAACAAGGCGCTCTACAAGGGTGAGGACAGCTACACCGGCATCGACAAGCCGACCACGGACAACTGGGGGCTGGCGGTCAACTTCACGCCTATCTGGTATCAGGTGCTCCCGGGTGTCGACATGAGCATGCCGCTGTCGGTCAACTGGGGCCTGGCGGGCATCTCCCCGGTGCAGGCCGGCGGGGCGAAAGACACCGGCAACTACGCCGTCGGGCTGGGGGCCACCATCTACAACCAGTACTTCGTCGACCTGAAATACGTGGACTCCTTCGGCAAGTCGGCCGACTGCAACGACGGCGGCACCGATGGCTCTACCCCGAATGCGCTGGACGCGACCCAACGCAACACTTGCTACGCAGGCGGCTACTCCTCCTTCTCCGGTGGCGGCGCCACCACGGAAGACAGAGGCGCCATCTACCTGACCCTGAAGACCTCTTACTGA